The following DNA comes from Nocardioides sp. JQ2195.
CCGTCTCTCGCAGAACTCGATCATCTGGCGCACCGACACGTGGGAGCTGGTCAAGCAGCAGACCACGCCGATCCCCTACTTCGGCGGCCACCGCGTGCCGATGCCGCAGGTGCTGCTGCGCCACCAGGAGACCGGGCGACTGGTCTGGTTCGGCAACTTCCACAATCCCGCCAACATCGGCGGCAACCACGCCCGGTGGCGCGCACTGGCGGTCCGGATCGAGGCGAGCCTGGCCAAGACCCTGGGCAGCGACGGAACACCGGTGATCATGACCGGCGACATGAACGATCGGGAGAAGTTCGCCTGCCCGTTCAGCCAGCAGAGCGGGATGCACTCCCCCAACGGCGCTCGCACGACCAGCGCCGGGTGCCAGACACCGCGCGCGATGAGTGTTGACTGGATCTTCGGCAGCTCCACGCTCTCGTTCAGCGAGTACGCCGAGGACTGGTCGAGCCGGCACCGCCACCTCAGCGACCACCCGCTCATCGCAGCCACGGTGACCGCCCCCGGAGCCCTGGAACGACCGGGCTGCGTGAAGGCGCGCGCTCGCCACGGGGTCGAGCACTACTGCCCTCGCCCCTGACGCGTCAGGACCCCTCGTGGGGCGTCGACACAACGGCGTACGACGTGCTGGCTGCGGCTAGCATGACGCCGTGATCATGACGGTAAGCACTGTCAAGGACAACCTTGGCAACATCCAGAGGTTCGTGACCGGCAACCTGGCCAGCGGGGCGGATCACATGTTCGTCTTCCTGGACCAGTCGGAGCCCGAGGTGGAGGCCTGGCTGGCCGAGCGCGACAACGTCACCACGGTCGTGACCGACAAGTCCTGGTGGAGGGGCAAGCGGCCGGGTCGGTTGAACCTGCGGCAGAACATCAACGCGAATCTCGCCCTGGCCGTCGCGGAGCAGGTGGGCGGTGTCGAGTGGCTGTTCCACGTCGACGCCGACGAGGTCGTCCGCATCGACCGCGACGTCCTCGACCAGGTCCCGGCCGAGGCCAACGTCGTGAACCTGCGACCGCTCGAGGTCGTCGGGGTCCTTGAGCCACAGGGACCGCCGACGCTCTTCAAGCGCCTTCTCGACGAGGGCGAGCTGCAGCTCGCCGTCGCGCTCGGACTGCTGGAGGAACCCAGCAATCCGCGCTACTTCCGCAGCCACATCGCCGGGAAGATGGGTGTCCGCCCGGGCACCGACCGGTATCTCGAGATCCACATGGCGACCGATGCCGAGGGAGTCCGCAAGCCGGCCCATCGAGCCCCCGGCCTGGAGATGCTCCACTACGAGGCCTACTCCGGGGCGGAGTTCGTGCGCAAGTGGAAGAACATGATCACCTCCGGGCCGACCATGCACTTCGGTGACGAGCGGATGGCGCTGGCCACGGCCCTGAAGACACTGGTCGAGCTCGACCTGCCCGCCGACGTCAAGACCCGGCACCTCGAGACGTTCTACCAGCGGCACATGGCCGACCCCGTGGAGGAGCTGGACTCGCTGGGCCTGCTGGAACGCATCGACCCGACCCGGGGAAGCCATCGGCCCGAACCACTCACCCGGGACCAGCGGGACACCCTGGCCGCAGCCCTGGACGCCATCCGTCTGGAGGACAAGCGCAACTACATGCCGCCGCGGGCCAAGCTGCGCGTCGAGGAGAAGGCCGACGAGGACCAGAAGACCGAGCCGACGGCCGAGCAGGGACAGGGGTTCCGGAAGCTCCTGGGGCGACGGAAACGAATTACATAACTGTAATTCGACCGAAAAATCAAGCGCAACACGCCGGAGATTGAGATCGTGGGGTGGCTCTCGTGCGTCACTTGAGTCACACTGACCACATTCGTCGCTTGAAAGGTCACCCTCATGTCTCACCGTCGCCCTCTGGTCGACCGTCTCCGCTCACTCCGTCCCTGGTCCGCTGCACTGGCCGCGACGGGGCTGGCCCTGACCCTGGCCTTCACCGGCGAGGCCGCACCGGGGCCGGTCGACGACGGCGTCGCGTTGTCCAGCGCGGCCGCCGATCCGTCGGACCAGCCGCTCGGCACCACGTCGTTCCGGGTGGCCTCCTTCAACCTGCTCGGGGCCGGCCACACTGACGGTGCCAATCCGCAGCGCAAGGGCTGGGCCGACTCCTCGAAGCGACTGAAGTGGACGCGTCGGATCCTCGACGACATGCAGATCAACCTGGTCGGCTTCCAGGAGATGCACCCGAAGCAGGCCACGCTGTGGACCCAGCGGAACTCGTCACAGTGGGGCACCTTCCCGGGAACCAAGCTGGACACCAAGGCCGGGCAGAACAGCATTTCCTGGCGCCGCAGCGAGTTCAAGGTGCTGCGCAAGCGGACCATCAAGATCCCCTACTTCCGCGGCGTGGAGCAGAAGATGCCCTACGTCATGCTCCAGCACAAGGCGTCGGGGCAGCGCATCTGGATCTACAACGTGCACAACCCGGCCAACATCCCCAACAACCAGCAGAAGTGGCGTGACATCGGCTTCGCCCGTGCCAACAAGCTGGTCAACCGCTTGCGCAACAAGTTCCCCGGCGTCCCGGTCTTCATGACCGGAGACATGAACGACCGGGACAAGTTCTTCTGCCCGACCGTGGCCCAGACCGAGCTGGAGGCAGCCAACGGCGGGACCGCCAGCGGGTCGTCCTGCACCCCGCCCCAGCCGATGCTGGTCGACTGGCTGCTTGCCACCGGCCCCAACAACTTCACCGGCTACTGGGCGATGCGCACGGACCTGGTCCGCAAGACCACCGACCACCCCGTCATCGTGGCCACGGCCAACATTCCTTCCCCCGTGATGCAGGCCAGTCGCTTCAAGCGCGTGGTCGTGGTCACCGCCGAGGGGGTTCGTCGCCAGACCCTGCTGAAGGCAACCCGACGCGGCGATGCCAAGGCCATCGCCGCCACGAAGCGCCAAGGCAGCTCGACCTTCAACGCACGAACCGCGGTCGAGTCGACGCAGCCGTTGCCCAACCTGGTGTCGATCCTGACCGGGCGGACGGTCGACGGCTCGCTCGGGCACGGCGTGGAGCGGAACACGCTCTCGGGCACCGTCCACAACGCAGCAGGCATGTATGTCTCGTCCACCTTCGACCTGGTCCACAACCTGGGCCTCAAGACCCGGATGCTCTCCAGCAGCGACACCACCGATCCCATCTACGAGACGTGGCACGCGGCCGGCGGCGGCGATCCCTACGGGGCCGACAACGGGCGCGACAAGTTCACCTCCTACGAGAAGCTGGCCAGCGACCGGGCCGTCGTACGTCGCTTCCTGGACACCCGGGAGAACGGCGCCGCCTACACCCACCTGCACCTCGGGGAGCCCCGCGAGGTGGGCATCGCGTACGGCTTCCGGAGCTCCCGCTACAAGCAGGCCATCCGCGACTTCGACCGCAACATCGCGCTGGTCCGCCGAGCCCTGCGCAAGAGCTCACAGCTGCGCGGCCGGACGTTGCTGATCATCGCCTCGACCGGCGGCGGAGACGGGCGCAGCGATGCCCGGGCCGACTCGGACCAGAACTACCGAGTGCCATTGTTCATCAAGGGTCCCGGAGTGCCCGCCGGCACGAACCTCTATGACCTGAACCCGGCGTGGGCCTCACCTAGAGGCAAGCGCGTGCCGTACTCGTCGAAGGCGATCCACACCGGGGACATCGCCAACCTGGCGCTCGCGGCACTGCGCCTGCCGGCAACGCCGGGGAGCACGTTGAACAACCACCAGTCGTTCAACGTGCAGGCGCTGGACTGAGCACGCGGTCGTGACCGGCGCGCGTCGAGCTGAGCGCTGAGCTGGACTGATCGGGACCGCTCGCCGCCTGCGGCGGGCGGTCCCCCGGCATCAGCCGAGGTCGGAGGAGTTCAGCAGTGACCGGAGGAGTTCAGCCGAGGTCGGAGGAGTACTTCTCCACGAGGGCAGCCAGCTTCTCCTCGTCCCGCTGGGCAACCGGGAGCAGCAGCTCCTGGACGATGTCCGTGAGCTCGGCGAGGCGGAGGTTCAGCTTGCGACACTCCTGCACCTCCTCCTCGAGCTCGGAGACCCGGGCCTCGAGCTGGGCACGACTGGCGCCTGCGCCCTTGAGCTGACGCAACCGCTCACGCCCCTTGCCCAGCACGCCACGCGCCCCTTGACCGTTCATTTCCATGCCACAACCAATCGCCAGACATTCATGCGGTCCCCCGCGGGGGCCGCTCCGTCAACGTTGTCCTCGGTCGCTGCGACCTCGGACTTCTCGGACTCGAGAATCACGGCACCACGCTCCTGCAGCTCGCGCCGGATGCGGGACTCCCGGATGCCCGGGCCCTCGCGCGTGCCGTTCTCGGAGTTGCGCACCGGCGCTCGGAACCGCAGGGCGAGACGTCCGCCGTCGCGCAGCAACATCTCGGCCATCCGCCAGAGGTGCTCGCGTCCCACTCCGGTGGTGTTGTCGACCAGGTGGTCGGCCAGCACCAGGCGTGGTCCCGGCACCCTGGCCAGCCGGGCGCCGAAGGCCAACGCCTGGCGAAGCTCGAGGAGGTTGAACTTCTCGAAGGTCGCCGGCAGCCCCGTCGACTCGGCATGCGTGACCGCAGCCGCGAAACCACGGGGCGAGAAGTCGAGACCGACCGCCGGGACTCCGCGCCCAGCCAGGTCGATGACCCCGACGCCGCGTCCGCAGCCGATGTCGACCGCGTGGGCCGGCGTGGGCACCGCTCCGAGGACCCACTCCACGAAGGGATCGCGCTCGAAGTCCGGGGCGCCCTCGCGATGGGCACTCGACCAGACCCGGTCCCAACGGTCGCGTCCCACGCGGGTGCCCCGGAACCAGCCGTTGAGCCGACGGTGCGTCGAGAGCGGTGTCTCGAAGTGGTACGCCGGATCGGGCACCCGCCAGCTCGGCCCGTAGGTCGCGGTGAGGAACTTGTCGGGGTCGGCGGGAGCCGGGAGGGTGCGTCCTTCCAGGGTGGTCTCCCCCAGCGGGTGGATCCACTCCTTGCGGAACGGGGTGCGGATCTCCCCCATCAGGACCAGGTGGCCGTCATCGCTCAGGAAGCCGCCGAAGACGTCGAGCCCCCGCTTGGAGCCGTCGGCCTCCAGGACGTCGACCTTGAACGCGGCACCGCTGTAGCGGGTGATGTCGTAGCCCATCTCGCTGAGCCTGCGCTGCAGCCGGAACGACTCGCGGGTGACGTCGACCGGAGCCGAGTGACGGCTGACGTAGCCGATGTCGGCGTCGCTGTCGTGCCCGATCAGCTTGCCGCCGCGGACCGCGCCGAGGAGCGTGCCGTACGCCGGGAACGCCTCGATGCCGGCCGTGCGCAGCGCAGCCAGCACCTCGTCGATGGAGTCGAGCAGGGGCTCCACGTGCTCGGAGCTGCGGGTGTCGAAGGTCTGCGCCAGCCGGTTCGACTTGTCCAGGCCGAGCGGTCGTCCGTCGGGTGTCTCGATCGCGATGCGCTGGTCACCGCTGCCGAACCTGACCTCCTCGGAGAAGTGCACCTCTCCTGAGGTGTGCTCGACCAGCTCGAGGTCGGTCACCCCGTGGAGGAAGCTGCGCAGCGCGCCGGGCCAGGCCACGAACGTGTGGTCGCCCTCGCGCTCCCCGTCCCGTTGCAGCCAGAACGACCACACCCGACGGCCGTCGAACAGTGCGTCGACCACCCGCTCCGCGTCGTCGGCGAAACGGATGCCGTCGTCGTCGACCGTCACGTCACTGGGCTGGTCCGGCCCCGCGGGGCCGGCGGCCTTGCGGCGGAGGTGGGACATGGAGGAACTTTCTCGGAGGTCTGTCGGGTCCAGCGAACGCAGACTACCGGAGTGGCCAGCCGACGAACCGCGTGTCGCACGATAGCGTCTGGTGACGTGAGCACAACCCCTTCCCGAGTCTTCGTCGCCCGCCTCGTCGGGCTGCCGATCTTCGACCCCCAAGGTGACCAGGTCGGCAAGGTCCGTGACCTGGTGGTTGCACTCCGCACGGAGACCAGCCAGCCCCGGGTGCTCGGGCTCGTGGCCGAGGTCTTCGGACGTCGCCGCATCTTCGTGCCGATGACCAGGGTCACCAACATCGACTCGGGGCAGGTCTACACCACCGGGCTGCTGAACATGCGCCGCTTCGAGCAGCGACCGACCGAGACCCTGGTGATCGGGCAGATGCTCGACCGCACCGTGCGCATCACCGGGTCCGAGGTCAGCGGCACCGTCTACGACGTGGCCATGGAGCAGGCCCGCAACCGCGACTGGGTGCTCAGCCGCGTGGCCCTCCAGGAGGCCGGCCGGGGTTTCCGTCGCAAGGGGCAGACCCACGTCGTCGAGTGGGGCGAGGTCACCGGTCTCACCCAGCACGAGGAGTCCCAGGGCGCCACCCAGCTGCTGGCCACGCTCAACGAGATGCGCCCCGCCGACGCAGCGAGCGTCATCCACGACCTCCCCAAGGAACGACGGCGCTCCGTTGTCGCCGCGCTCGGTGACGAACGACTGGCCGAGGTCCTCGAGGAGCTCCCCGAGGAGGACCAGGTCGAGATCCTCGAGCAGCTCGACTCCGAGCGCGCAGCCGACGTCCTCGAGGAGATGTCGCCCGACGACGCCGCCGACCTCATCGCGGACCTGCCGCACGAGACGGCCGCCCAGCTGCTCGAGCTGATGGAGCCCTCGGACGCCGAGGACGTGAAGCGCCTGATGTCCTACGCCGAGCACACGGCCGGCGGCATGATGGCCGTCGAGCCGGTCATCCTTCCGCCCGATGCGACGATCGCCGAGGCCCTGGCACGGGTCCGCAACCCCGAGCTCACCACCTCCCTCGCCGCCCTGGTCTATGTCTGCCGGTCGCCGCTCGAGCCCCCCACCGGACGCCTCCTGGGCGTGGCCCACATCCAGAGGCTCCTCCGCGAGCCACCGTCGACCCTGGTCGCCGCGGCGCTCGACCAGACGCTCGACCCGTTGCGCCCCGAGATGGGGATCGACGCCGTCGCCGCACACCTCGCCGCCTACAACCTGGTCGCCGCACCCGTCGTCGACGAGGAGGGCCGCCTGCTGGGCGCAGTCACCGTCGACGACCTGCTCGACCACATGCTCCCGGAGAACTGGCGCGAGCTGACCCCACGCAAGGGAGGCAGCCGTGGCTGAACGACGTACCCGCCTCGACACACCCCGGGAGCTGCACCGCCCCCTGGTGCGCCGCCCGAGCTACGACTCGGACACGTTCGGCGTCTTCGCCGAGCAGTTCGCCCGGTTCATGGGAACGGCCCGCTTCCTGATCTACATGTCGCTGTTCGTCGTCGTCTGGATCGGTTGGAACTGGATCGCTCCGACTCCCGCGCGGTGGGACGACTACCCCTTCATCTTCCTGACCTTGATGCTGAGCCTCCAGGCGTCGTACGCCGCTCCCCTGATCCTGCTCGCCCAGAACCGGCAGGAGACCCGGGACAAGGTCGTGGCCGAGCAGGACCGCCAGGCCAACGCCCGGGCCCACGCGGACATGGAGTTCCTCGCCCGGGAAGTCGCCTCCCTGCGGATGGCGGTCGGCGAGGTCGCCACCCGTGACTTCCTCCGCTCCGAGCTCCGCACCCTGCTCACGGAGCTGGATGATCGTGCGACGGAGTCCGAAGCGACCGATTCCGAGCACCAGCCGCCCGGGTCCGAAATCGTTGAACCGGGGACCACCACGTAGTCTTGGGCACCATGAGCACCCCCACGATCGAGCAGGTCAACGCAGCACTGGCGACCGTCAACGACCCTGAGATCAAGCGGCCGATCACCGAGATCAACATGGTCGACAGCGTCGAGATCGCCGAGGACGGCAAGGTCTCGGTCGTCGTGCTGCTGACCGTCGCCGGCTGTCCCCTCAAGGACACCATCACCCGTGACGTCACCGCAGCAGTCTCGCGGGTCCCCGGTGTCACCGGGGTCGACCTGGAGCTGGGCGTGATGACCGCCGAGCAGCGTGCCGGGCTGCAGGAGATCCTCCGCGACGGCCAGGCCCAGCGCGAGATCCCCTTCGCCAAGCCGGGCTCGTTGACCAAGGTCTACGCCATCGCTTCCGGGAAGGGCGGTGTCGGCAAGTCCTCGGTGACGGTCAACCTCGCGCTGTCCCTGGCCAAGCAGGGCCTCAGGGTGGGTGTGCTCGATGCCGACATCTACGGCCACTCGGTGCCCGCCATGCTGGGCGTGGGCGACGCCCGGCCGACGCAGGTCGACGACCTGATCATGCCCGTCCCGACGCCTTCGGGGGTCTCGGTGATCTCGATCGGCATGCTCAAGCCCAAGCGCGAGCAGGTCGTCGCGTGGCGTGGCCCGATGCTCGACCGGGCGCTGGTGCAGATGCTGGCCGACGTCTACTGGGGCGACCTCGACGCCCTCCTCCTCGACCTGCCGCCCGGCACCGGCGACGTGGCGATCTCCCTCGGCCAGCACCTCCCGAACGCCGAGGTGGTCGTGGTGACCACGCCGCAGGAGGCCGCCGCCGAGGTGGCCGAGCGAGCCGGCACGATGGCCTCGATGATGCATCAGCGCGTCGTCGGCGTCGTGGAGAACATGAGCTACCTGGCCTGCCCGCACTGCCTCGAGGAGGGCAAGGACCACCGGCTCGAGGTGTTCGGCTCCGGCGGTGGCGACCGCGTCGCCACGACGCTGTCCGCCCGCTTCGGCTACGACGTCCGCGTGCTCGGCCGCATCCCCCTGGACGTGTCGCTGCGTGAGGGCGGGGACGCCGGCAAGCCGATCGTCGAGTCCGACCCGACGGCCCCCTCGGCCCAGGAGCTCACGCGCATCGCCGAGGGCCTCTCCGGCCGCGGTCGGGGCCTGGCCGGCATGCAACTCGGATTGACGCCCACCAGCCGGTTCTGACGTGTTCGACATCGGCCTGGCGGAGATGGCGGTCATCGCACTGGTGGCCGTCATCGTCTTCGGTCCGGACAAGCTCCCGGACCTGGCCCGTCAAGCGGCTCGCTTCATCAAGCAGATGAAGGCGTTCGCCAACTCGACACGCGATGACCTGCGCAATGAGCTGGGTCCGGAGTTCTCCGACCTCGAGCTGCGCGACCTCGACCCACGCACCATCGTCCGCAAGCACATCGCCGAGGCGATGGCTGACGACGAGGACCTGAGGCCCCGCAAGGAGCTGCGCCCGCTCGCTGCCGGCGAGCTGCCGCCGTACGACGGCGAGGCCACCTGAGCCCGGCGACTCCGGCGGCTCCGGGTCTCGGCTAGCGCCGGGTCCTCACCGCGGCCATCGCCGTGAAGCCGATCAGCACCTGCTCTCGACGCTCGCCCACCTCGACCTCGAGGAAGTCCTGGCCGACCCGCGTCGCGACCACGTCGTACTGGCTCCCGTCACGCATCAGCAGCCGGCACGGATCGGCCCACTCCGCAATGCCCCTGAGCGCTGACGCCCAGCCGAGACGCGCCGTCACCGGCCACGCGTCCTGCGGCACCGAGCGTGGAGAAGCACCGCTGATCGCCACGACGGCGTCCTGGCGCACCAGCCACTCCTGCTGATCGGACTCCAGCAGGCACCAGCCGTCCCCCACCGTCGCCAGGCGACCGCTCAGACGTCCGACGCCGGTGACGCCCAGCACGAGGGTGCTCCCGACACTGGCCATCAGGCGGCTCGCTGCCGTCACCGCGGCGTACTCCCCCCGCGCCCGATCGGCCACCTCCACCTGACGGTCGGCGTCGAAGACCGCCTCGGCGCGCCCCTCCAGGTCGTCGAGCAGTGCGAACAGTTCGGACTCCCAGCTCATGGGGCAGGAGCCTTGCCCGTGTCGTCGCGGCCTGTCAACCACGCCACCGACCCGAGCAGATGCCTGTGGATGAACCGTTGACAACGGCTGCATTCGGACATTGACTGAAGCAAACACACGCAAACGAAAGCATCGCGATGCCATCTCGGGAACGCTCCACGGCCGCGCCGGCCCGCTGCCTGCTGGTCTGGCTCGTCGCCTCAGCAGGGCTGGCGGCCCTGCTCCAGCTGCTCCTCCCCCACCTGCGCCGCACCATCCGGTGGGTCGAGAACCCGGCGCTGGCGCCGGCCACGCTCGAGGAGGCACTGGCCGACGTCGCAGCCGTGCTGCTCGCGGGTTGCCTGGTGTGGTGGTGGGTGGCGACGTCCTTCGCCGTGGTGGAGGCCGCCACCTGCTTTCGGCTGGGTCCGTGCCCACGACTCATCCGGCGAACCGTGCTGGTGGCCTGCGGCATCGGGTTGGCCAGCGGGCTCTCGCCTGCCTCGGCCGACCAGAGCGCGGGACAACCACCCCAACCGTCCGACGACGCCGTCATCGTCGGACTGCAGCTGCCCGATCGCCAGTCGCTCGACGCCCACGCGCCAGGTCCCAGGACGGCGCCGGCGCGTGTCCCGGTCACCTCGACCGTCATCGTGCGGGCCGGGGACAGCCTCTGGCGCATCGCCGAGGCCGAGCTGCCACCACGGGCGGGGGCGCGATCGATCGATGCCCTCTGGCGCGAGATCTGGGCAGCGAACCGGGCCCTGATCGGCACCGACCCCGACCTGATCCGGCCCGGCGCCCAGCTGCACCTGCCCCCTCGACACCACAACACCCAGGAGAAGTGATGGCCTCCACGACCACCAACGTGAGCGCACTGATCAACCCCCGTCGTCCGGCGTCCGTGGTCGCGACGAGCCTGCAGGGCACGCTTGCCCTCGACCTCGAGCCCGACCTCGGGCCGCCCTGGCCGACCTCCGAGGCCAGCGGTGCCATCACCGCCGGCGCCGACGTGGTCACCGTGTCGGCCGGCATCCGCCACGACCTGCACCGCTGGGTGGTGACGTTCAGCCAGTCGTGCGTCGAGGTGATCGGAGGCGACCGTCCGGTGTCGCAGCTGCTGCGCTGGACCACGCCGCAGATCCACCACGAGCTCGCCTACCGCGCCGGCGTCGTGGCACGCGCCGGGGTGCATGCGGCCGGCAGGGGCCGGGGCCGCCGGCCGTCCGTGCGCCCGCAGGTGCAGACCGCGCACACCTGCTTCCTCGCCGAGGGGGTCGTCGAGTTCTGCACCCGCGTGAAGTACGGCGAGCGCAGTCGCTGCCTGGCCGGGCGGCTCGAGGTCGTCTCCGGTCGCTGGCAGTGCACCGCGTTGGAGTTCGGGTGAGCGGCTAGGCCGCTCGACCGAACTCCAACGCAAGAGTCGAGCGGTCTGTTGTTGACACGGAGCGCCAGCGGAACTGACGAGAACTGACGGCTCGGCGAAGTGAGCAGGGCCCGGAGCCCGGGCACTCCCCGAGACCAACGCGGGTTGGTCTCAAGCCCGGACCGTCGGGCCGACTGGGCGAGGAAATCGCAAGGACCCCAGCGCAACCAGCGCCGGGGTCCTTGCTGCGAACGGTCTCAGCCGTTGACGCGCGTGGTCAGCCCGGTCGGGCCGTTGGGCGCACCGTGGCACTTCTTGTACTTCTTGCCGGACCCACACGGGCAGTCCGCGTTGCGACCCACGTGGGCGAAGGGGTCGTCGCTGTCCGTGGTCACCGAGCCACCGGTCACCTCTGCCTCCCCGTCCTCCGCGGGACCGGTGTAGGAGAGGTTCGTCGGAGCCTTCGGCGCCTCGAGACCCTTCGCAGAGATGCGCGGGCCGTCGTGGACGTGCTCGGGGGCGGCTTCCTCGGACGCGTCGGCGTCCACGATCTCGACGCCTGCCTCGTCAGCCTCCTCGACCTCGACCTCGAGGTTGAACAGGAAGCCGACGGACTCCTCCTTGATCGCGTCCATCATCGCCTGGAACATGTCGAAGCCCTCGCGCTGGTACTCGACCAGCGGGTCGCGCTGCGAGTAGGCGCGCAGGTAGATGCCCTCGCGGAGGTAGTCCATCTCGTAGAGGTGGTCGCGCCACTTGCGGTCGAGCACCGAGAGAACCACGCGGCGCTCGAGCTCGCGCATGTTCTCCTCGCCCACCAGCGCCTCGCGCTCGTCGTAGGCCTTCTGGGCGTCCTTGGTCAGGGTCTCGGTGAGCTCGAGGCGGGTCATCGCAGCGCGGCCACCCGCCTGCGTCTCGACCTCGTCGAGGGACACCGAGATCGGATACAGCTGCTTGAGGGCGGTCCACAGGGCGTCGAGGTCCCACTCCTCCGAGAAGCCCTCGGTCGCGCCGGTGACGTAGGCGCCGACCACGTCGTCGACGAAGGTGCGCATCTGCTCCTCGAGGTCAGCTCCCTCGAGGACCTGGCGACGCTCGTCGTAGATCACGTGGCGCTGGCGGTCCATCACGTCGTCGTACTTCAGCACGTTCTTGCGGGACTCGAAGTTCTGCGACTCCAGCTGCCCCTGCGCGTTGGCGATCGCGCCGGTGACCCGCTTGTTCTCGATCGGCACGTCGTCGGGCACCTTGAGCATGACCAGCACCCGGTCGACCCAGTCGGACTTGAACAGGCGCATCAGCTCGTCCTCGAGCGACAGGTAGAAGCGCGACTCCCCCGGGTCACCCTGACGGCCGGAGCGACCACGGAGCTGGTTGTCGATGCGGCGGGACTCGTGGCGCTCGGTGCCGACGACGTAGAGGCCACCTGCCTCCTTGACCTCGTCGTGCTCGGCCTTGACCTGGGCCTTGATGCGCTCGACCATGTCGGGCCAGGCCTCGTCGTAGGCCTCGGCGGTCTCACCCGTTGGCTCGAGGCCCTGCTTGCGCAGCTCCTGGTCGGCGATGAACTCCACCGAACCACCGAGCATGATGTCGGTTCCTCGACCGGCCATGTTGGTGGCCACGGTGACCGCGCCCTTGTGACCGGCCTGGGCCACGATCGCGGCCTCGTCGGCGTGCACCTTGGCGTTGAGCACGCTGTGCGCGACGCCCTTCTTCTTCAGCAGGCCCGAGAGCAGCTCGGACTTCTCCACCGAGACGGTGCCGATCAGGACCGGCTGGCCGTTCTTGTGGCGTTCGACGATGTCGTCGCACACCGCGAGGTACTTGGCGTTCTCGGTGCGGTAGACCAGGTCGGCCTGGTCCACGCGCTGCATCGGCTTGTTGGTCGGGATCGGAACCACGCCGAGGTTGTAGATCTTGTCGAACTCGCTCGCCTCGGTCATCGCGGTTCCGGTCATGCCGGAGAGCTTCTTGTAGAGACGGAAGTAGTTCTGCAGGGTGACCGTGGCGAGCGTCTGGTACTCCTCGCGGACCGTCACGCCCTCCTTGGCCTCGATGGCCTGGTGCAGGCCGTCGTTGTAGCGACGTCCGGCGAGCATGCGACCGGTGTGCTCGTCGACGATGAGCACCTCGCCGTCCATGACGACGTATTCCTTGTCGCTGCGGAACAGCTCCTTCGCCTTGATGGAGTTGTTCATGAAGGAGATCAGCGGGGTGTTGACCGAGTCGTAGAGGTTGTCGATGCCGAGGTGGTCCTCGACCTTGGTGATGCCACCCTCGAGCACGGAGATGGTGCGCTTCTTCTCGTCGACCTCGTAGTCGACGTCGATCTTCATCGTGCGCGCGATCTTGGCGAACTCGGCGTACCAGCGGACCTCGTCCTGGGTGGGGCCGGAGATGATCAACGGGGTGCGGGCCTCGTCGATGAGGATCGAGTCGACCTCGTCCACGATCGCGAAGCCGTGGCCGCGCTGCACGCAGTCCTTGATGTCGGATGCCATGTTGTCGCGCAGGTAGTCGAACCCGAGCTCGTTGTTGGTGCCGTAGGTGATGTCGCAGGCATAGGCCTCGCGTCGTTCGGCGGGGCGCATCTCGGGCAGGATCACGCCGGTGGTCAGGCCCAGGAAGTGGTGGATGCGACCCATCATCTCGGACTGGAACTTGGCCAGGTAGTCGTTCACCGTGACGATGTGGACGCCCTGCCCGGCCAGCGCGTTGAGGTACGCCGGGAGGGTGGCGACCAACGTCTTGCCCTCACCGGTCTTCATCTCGGCGATGTTGCCCTGGTGCAGTGCCGCCCCACCCATGATCTGGACGTCGTAGTGACGCTGGCCGATGACCCGGTGAGCCGCCTCACGCACGGTGGCGAAG
Coding sequences within:
- a CDS encoding CBS domain-containing protein, with the protein product MSTTPSRVFVARLVGLPIFDPQGDQVGKVRDLVVALRTETSQPRVLGLVAEVFGRRRIFVPMTRVTNIDSGQVYTTGLLNMRRFEQRPTETLVIGQMLDRTVRITGSEVSGTVYDVAMEQARNRDWVLSRVALQEAGRGFRRKGQTHVVEWGEVTGLTQHEESQGATQLLATLNEMRPADAASVIHDLPKERRRSVVAALGDERLAEVLEELPEEDQVEILEQLDSERAADVLEEMSPDDAADLIADLPHETAAQLLELMEPSDAEDVKRLMSYAEHTAGGMMAVEPVILPPDATIAEALARVRNPELTTSLAALVYVCRSPLEPPTGRLLGVAHIQRLLREPPSTLVAAALDQTLDPLRPEMGIDAVAAHLAAYNLVAAPVVDEEGRLLGAVTVDDLLDHMLPENWRELTPRKGGSRG
- a CDS encoding Mrp/NBP35 family ATP-binding protein; translated protein: MSTPTIEQVNAALATVNDPEIKRPITEINMVDSVEIAEDGKVSVVVLLTVAGCPLKDTITRDVTAAVSRVPGVTGVDLELGVMTAEQRAGLQEILRDGQAQREIPFAKPGSLTKVYAIASGKGGVGKSSVTVNLALSLAKQGLRVGVLDADIYGHSVPAMLGVGDARPTQVDDLIMPVPTPSGVSVISIGMLKPKREQVVAWRGPMLDRALVQMLADVYWGDLDALLLDLPPGTGDVAISLGQHLPNAEVVVVTTPQEAAAEVAERAGTMASMMHQRVVGVVENMSYLACPHCLEEGKDHRLEVFGSGGGDRVATTLSARFGYDVRVLGRIPLDVSLREGGDAGKPIVESDPTAPSAQELTRIAEGLSGRGRGLAGMQLGLTPTSRF
- a CDS encoding Rv3235 family protein → MASTTTNVSALINPRRPASVVATSLQGTLALDLEPDLGPPWPTSEASGAITAGADVVTVSAGIRHDLHRWVVTFSQSCVEVIGGDRPVSQLLRWTTPQIHHELAYRAGVVARAGVHAAGRGRGRRPSVRPQVQTAHTCFLAEGVVEFCTRVKYGERSRCLAGRLEVVSGRWQCTALEFG
- a CDS encoding DUF1003 domain-containing protein, translated to MAERRTRLDTPRELHRPLVRRPSYDSDTFGVFAEQFARFMGTARFLIYMSLFVVVWIGWNWIAPTPARWDDYPFIFLTLMLSLQASYAAPLILLAQNRQETRDKVVAEQDRQANARAHADMEFLAREVASLRMAVGEVATRDFLRSELRTLLTELDDRATESEATDSEHQPPGSEIVEPGTTT
- a CDS encoding sec-independent translocase — encoded protein: MFDIGLAEMAVIALVAVIVFGPDKLPDLARQAARFIKQMKAFANSTRDDLRNELGPEFSDLELRDLDPRTIVRKHIAEAMADDEDLRPRKELRPLAAGELPPYDGEAT
- a CDS encoding LysM peptidoglycan-binding domain-containing protein, which encodes MPSRERSTAAPARCLLVWLVASAGLAALLQLLLPHLRRTIRWVENPALAPATLEEALADVAAVLLAGCLVWWWVATSFAVVEAATCFRLGPCPRLIRRTVLVACGIGLASGLSPASADQSAGQPPQPSDDAVIVGLQLPDRQSLDAHAPGPRTAPARVPVTSTVIVRAGDSLWRIAEAELPPRAGARSIDALWREIWAANRALIGTDPDLIRPGAQLHLPPRHHNTQEK